In a genomic window of Jaculus jaculus isolate mJacJac1 chromosome 8, mJacJac1.mat.Y.cur, whole genome shotgun sequence:
- the Slco4a1 gene encoding solute carrier organic anion transporter family member 4A1 isoform X3, with product MTVNGFINTVVTSIERRFDLHSYQSGLIASSYDIAACLCLAFVSYFGGNGHKPRWLGWGVLILGAGSLVFALPHFTAGHYEAEVDEGGGVGTCPANQSTECVDSTSGLSGYQLVFMLGQLLHGVGATPLYTLGVTYLDENVKSSYSPIYIAIFYTAAILGPAAGYLIGGAMLNVYTEVGQRTDLTTDSPLWVGAWWIGFLGAGTTAFLIAIPILGYPRQLPGSQRYMVVSTAEARRLKDGGHKAASNPAFGKTVGDLPLSIWLLLRNPTFILLCLAGATEATLIAGMSTFGPKFLEAQFSLSSSEAATLFGYLVVPAGGGGTLLGGFLVNRFKLRGSGIIRFCLLCTLTSLLAFSAFLMHCPNMLMAGVTAGYGGSPLPKGHVDLKAACNAAYCCQPEHYSPVCGSDGTMYYSPCYAGCPVAARIGPGGQKVYGGCSCVLVKDSSGLGNATAGKCTSTCQRKPFLLVLVFVVIIFTFLSSIPALTATLRCVCDRQRSFALGIQWIVVRTLGSIPGPIAFGWVIDKACLLWQDQCGRQGSCFVYQNAAMSRYLLIAGLTCKVLGFLFFATACFLYKSPLGSSDGLEASLPSQSSASDNPTELQLQSDV from the exons ATGACGGTGAACGGCTTCATCAACACGGTCGTCACCTCCATCGAGCGGCGCTTCGACCTGCACAGCTACCAGAGCGGGCTCATCGCCAGCTCCTATGACATCGCCGCCTGCCTCTGTCTCGCCTTCGTCAGCTACTTTGGGGGCAACGGGCACAAGCCACGCTGGCTGGGCTGGGGCGTGCTGATCCTGGGCGCTGGCTCATTGGTGTTTGCATTACCCCACTTCACCGCCGGCCactatgaggcagaggtagatgaggGAGGAGGGGTGGGGACATGTCCTGCCAACCAGAGCACGGAATGTGTGGACAGCACCTCAGGCCTGTCTGGTTACCAGCTGGTCTTCATGTTGGGCCAGCTCCTGCATGGTGTGGGCGCCACGCCCCTGTACACGCTAGGTGTCACCTACCTGGACGAGAATGTCAAGTCAAGTTACTCACCCATCTACATCG CCATCTTTTACACGGCAGCCATCCTCGGGCCTGCGGCCGGCTACCTAATCGGAGGGGCCATGCTGAATGTGTACACAGAAGTGGGCCAGCG GACGGATCTGACCACCGACAGCCCACTGTGGGTTGGCGCCTGGTGGATtggcttcctgggtgctgggaccaCAGCCTTTCTCATTGCCATCCCCATCCTAGGCTATCCTCGGCAGCTACCAG GCTCCCAGCGCTACATGGTCGTGAGCACAGCTGAAGCACGCCGCTTGAAGGACGGTGGCCACAAGGCGGCGAGCAACCCAGCCTTCGGGAAAACAGTTGGAGACTTGCCCCT cTCCATCTGGCTCCTCCTAAGGAACCCCACGTTCATCCTGCTCTGCCTGGCAGGGGCCACTGAAGCCACCCTCATTGCTGGCATGTCCACTTTTGGTCCCAAGTTCCTCGAGGCCCAGTTTAGTCTGAGCTCCTCAGAGGCCGCCACCTTATTTG GGTACCTGGTGGTGCCAGCGGGTGGTGGCGGCACTCTCCTGGGCGGCTTCCTGGTGAACAGGTTCAAGCTCCGTGGCTCCGGGATCATCAGGTTCTGCCTGCTTTGTACCCTGACCAGCCTGCTGGCCTTCTCCGCCTTCCTCATGCACTGCCCCAACATGCTCATGGCAGGTGTGACGGCGGGCTACGGTGGGAG CCCCCTGCCCAAAGGCCACGTGGACCTGAAGGCCGCCTGCAACGCTGCCTACTGCTGCCAGCCAGAGCACTACAGTCCCGTGTGCGGCTCGGATGGCACCATGTACTACTCCCCCTGCTACGCGGGCTGCCCCGTGGCTGCCAGGATTGGCCCTGGTGGCCAGAAG GTGTACGGAGGCTGTAGCTGTGTCCTTGTGAAGGACTCCTCTGGCTTGGGCAATGCTACCGCAGGGAAATGCACTTCCACCTGTCAGAGAAAGCCCTTCCTTCTGGTTCTCGTGTTCGTTGTAATTATCTTTACATTCCTCAGCAGCATTCCGGCGCTGACGGCAACCCTACG GTGTGTCTGTGACCGGCAGAGGTCCTTTGCCCTGGGGATCCAGTGGATCGTCGTGAGAACCCTAG GTAGTATCCCCGGGCCCATTGCCTTCGGCTGGGTAATCGACAAGGCCTGCTTACTGTGGCAGGACCAGTGTGGCCGCCAGGGCTCCTGCTTTGTGTACCAGAACGCCGCCATGAGCCGTTACTTGCTCATTGCGGGACTCACGTGTAAG gtgctgggctttctcttctttgCCACTGCCTGCTTCCTGTACAAGTCTCCACTGGGGTCCTCAGATGGCCTTGAGGCCTCTCTGCCCAGCCAGTCGTCAGCCTCTGACAACCCCACGGAGCTACAGCTCCAGAGTGACGTCTGA
- the Slco4a1 gene encoding solute carrier organic anion transporter family member 4A1 isoform X1: MPQHVMGDKRFLSLPRLLFPSTSPGAENGSDYTPPSSRASPASLRSAHSPLDSCSRPLCEPRAEKHSGQAAREVQYVPAGPQGALCGWRTFTPQCLQVFNTPKGFLIFLCAASFLQGMTVNGFINTVVTSIERRFDLHSYQSGLIASSYDIAACLCLAFVSYFGGNGHKPRWLGWGVLILGAGSLVFALPHFTAGHYEAEVDEGGGVGTCPANQSTECVDSTSGLSGYQLVFMLGQLLHGVGATPLYTLGVTYLDENVKSSYSPIYIAIFYTAAILGPAAGYLIGGAMLNVYTEVGQRTDLTTDSPLWVGAWWIGFLGAGTTAFLIAIPILGYPRQLPGSQRYMVVSTAEARRLKDGGHKAASNPAFGKTVGDLPLSIWLLLRNPTFILLCLAGATEATLIAGMSTFGPKFLEAQFSLSSSEAATLFGYLVVPAGGGGTLLGGFLVNRFKLRGSGIIRFCLLCTLTSLLAFSAFLMHCPNMLMAGVTAGYGGSPLPKGHVDLKAACNAAYCCQPEHYSPVCGSDGTMYYSPCYAGCPVAARIGPGGQKVYGGCSCVLVKDSSGLGNATAGKCTSTCQRKPFLLVLVFVVIIFTFLSSIPALTATLRCVCDRQRSFALGIQWIVVRTLGSIPGPIAFGWVIDKACLLWQDQCGRQGSCFVYQNAAMSRYLLIAGLTCKVLGFLFFATACFLYKSPLGSSDGLEASLPSQSSASDNPTELQLQSDV, from the exons ATGCCCCAGCACGTGATGGGGGACAAGAGGTTCCTTTCCCTGCCCAGGCTCCTCTTTCCCAGCACATCCCCAGGCGCCGAGAATGGGAGTGACTACACTCCGCCCAGCAGCAGGGCATCTCCAGCCTCCCTGCGTTCTGCCCACAGCCCCCTGGACTCCTGCAGCCGGCCCCTGTGTGAGCCCCGGGCTGAGAAGCACAGTGGCCAGGCGGCCCGTGAGGTTCAGTACGTGCCTGCGGGGCCGCAGGGTGCGCTGTGCGGCTGGCGGACCTTCACTCCTCAGTGCCTGCAGGTCTTCAACACGCCCAAGGGCTTCCTGATCTTCCTGTGCGCCGCCTCCTTCCTGCAGGGCATGACGGTGAACGGCTTCATCAACACGGTCGTCACCTCCATCGAGCGGCGCTTCGACCTGCACAGCTACCAGAGCGGGCTCATCGCCAGCTCCTATGACATCGCCGCCTGCCTCTGTCTCGCCTTCGTCAGCTACTTTGGGGGCAACGGGCACAAGCCACGCTGGCTGGGCTGGGGCGTGCTGATCCTGGGCGCTGGCTCATTGGTGTTTGCATTACCCCACTTCACCGCCGGCCactatgaggcagaggtagatgaggGAGGAGGGGTGGGGACATGTCCTGCCAACCAGAGCACGGAATGTGTGGACAGCACCTCAGGCCTGTCTGGTTACCAGCTGGTCTTCATGTTGGGCCAGCTCCTGCATGGTGTGGGCGCCACGCCCCTGTACACGCTAGGTGTCACCTACCTGGACGAGAATGTCAAGTCAAGTTACTCACCCATCTACATCG CCATCTTTTACACGGCAGCCATCCTCGGGCCTGCGGCCGGCTACCTAATCGGAGGGGCCATGCTGAATGTGTACACAGAAGTGGGCCAGCG GACGGATCTGACCACCGACAGCCCACTGTGGGTTGGCGCCTGGTGGATtggcttcctgggtgctgggaccaCAGCCTTTCTCATTGCCATCCCCATCCTAGGCTATCCTCGGCAGCTACCAG GCTCCCAGCGCTACATGGTCGTGAGCACAGCTGAAGCACGCCGCTTGAAGGACGGTGGCCACAAGGCGGCGAGCAACCCAGCCTTCGGGAAAACAGTTGGAGACTTGCCCCT cTCCATCTGGCTCCTCCTAAGGAACCCCACGTTCATCCTGCTCTGCCTGGCAGGGGCCACTGAAGCCACCCTCATTGCTGGCATGTCCACTTTTGGTCCCAAGTTCCTCGAGGCCCAGTTTAGTCTGAGCTCCTCAGAGGCCGCCACCTTATTTG GGTACCTGGTGGTGCCAGCGGGTGGTGGCGGCACTCTCCTGGGCGGCTTCCTGGTGAACAGGTTCAAGCTCCGTGGCTCCGGGATCATCAGGTTCTGCCTGCTTTGTACCCTGACCAGCCTGCTGGCCTTCTCCGCCTTCCTCATGCACTGCCCCAACATGCTCATGGCAGGTGTGACGGCGGGCTACGGTGGGAG CCCCCTGCCCAAAGGCCACGTGGACCTGAAGGCCGCCTGCAACGCTGCCTACTGCTGCCAGCCAGAGCACTACAGTCCCGTGTGCGGCTCGGATGGCACCATGTACTACTCCCCCTGCTACGCGGGCTGCCCCGTGGCTGCCAGGATTGGCCCTGGTGGCCAGAAG GTGTACGGAGGCTGTAGCTGTGTCCTTGTGAAGGACTCCTCTGGCTTGGGCAATGCTACCGCAGGGAAATGCACTTCCACCTGTCAGAGAAAGCCCTTCCTTCTGGTTCTCGTGTTCGTTGTAATTATCTTTACATTCCTCAGCAGCATTCCGGCGCTGACGGCAACCCTACG GTGTGTCTGTGACCGGCAGAGGTCCTTTGCCCTGGGGATCCAGTGGATCGTCGTGAGAACCCTAG GTAGTATCCCCGGGCCCATTGCCTTCGGCTGGGTAATCGACAAGGCCTGCTTACTGTGGCAGGACCAGTGTGGCCGCCAGGGCTCCTGCTTTGTGTACCAGAACGCCGCCATGAGCCGTTACTTGCTCATTGCGGGACTCACGTGTAAG gtgctgggctttctcttctttgCCACTGCCTGCTTCCTGTACAAGTCTCCACTGGGGTCCTCAGATGGCCTTGAGGCCTCTCTGCCCAGCCAGTCGTCAGCCTCTGACAACCCCACGGAGCTACAGCTCCAGAGTGACGTCTGA
- the Slco4a1 gene encoding solute carrier organic anion transporter family member 4A1 isoform X2, with amino-acid sequence MPQHVMGDKRFLSLPRLLFPSTSPGAENGSDYTPPSSRASPASLRSAHSPLDSCSRPLCEPRAEKHSGQAAREVQYVPAGPQGALCGWRTFTPQCLQVFNTPKGFLIFLCAASFLQGMTVNGFINTVVTSIERRFDLHSYQSGLIASSYDIAACLCLAFVSYFGGNGHKPRWLGWGVLILGAGSLVFALPHFTAGHYEAELLHGVGATPLYTLGVTYLDENVKSSYSPIYIAIFYTAAILGPAAGYLIGGAMLNVYTEVGQRTDLTTDSPLWVGAWWIGFLGAGTTAFLIAIPILGYPRQLPGSQRYMVVSTAEARRLKDGGHKAASNPAFGKTVGDLPLSIWLLLRNPTFILLCLAGATEATLIAGMSTFGPKFLEAQFSLSSSEAATLFGYLVVPAGGGGTLLGGFLVNRFKLRGSGIIRFCLLCTLTSLLAFSAFLMHCPNMLMAGVTAGYGGSPLPKGHVDLKAACNAAYCCQPEHYSPVCGSDGTMYYSPCYAGCPVAARIGPGGQKVYGGCSCVLVKDSSGLGNATAGKCTSTCQRKPFLLVLVFVVIIFTFLSSIPALTATLRCVCDRQRSFALGIQWIVVRTLGSIPGPIAFGWVIDKACLLWQDQCGRQGSCFVYQNAAMSRYLLIAGLTCKVLGFLFFATACFLYKSPLGSSDGLEASLPSQSSASDNPTELQLQSDV; translated from the exons ATGCCCCAGCACGTGATGGGGGACAAGAGGTTCCTTTCCCTGCCCAGGCTCCTCTTTCCCAGCACATCCCCAGGCGCCGAGAATGGGAGTGACTACACTCCGCCCAGCAGCAGGGCATCTCCAGCCTCCCTGCGTTCTGCCCACAGCCCCCTGGACTCCTGCAGCCGGCCCCTGTGTGAGCCCCGGGCTGAGAAGCACAGTGGCCAGGCGGCCCGTGAGGTTCAGTACGTGCCTGCGGGGCCGCAGGGTGCGCTGTGCGGCTGGCGGACCTTCACTCCTCAGTGCCTGCAGGTCTTCAACACGCCCAAGGGCTTCCTGATCTTCCTGTGCGCCGCCTCCTTCCTGCAGGGCATGACGGTGAACGGCTTCATCAACACGGTCGTCACCTCCATCGAGCGGCGCTTCGACCTGCACAGCTACCAGAGCGGGCTCATCGCCAGCTCCTATGACATCGCCGCCTGCCTCTGTCTCGCCTTCGTCAGCTACTTTGGGGGCAACGGGCACAAGCCACGCTGGCTGGGCTGGGGCGTGCTGATCCTGGGCGCTGGCTCATTGGTGTTTGCATTACCCCACTTCACCGCCGGCCactatgaggcagag CTCCTGCATGGTGTGGGCGCCACGCCCCTGTACACGCTAGGTGTCACCTACCTGGACGAGAATGTCAAGTCAAGTTACTCACCCATCTACATCG CCATCTTTTACACGGCAGCCATCCTCGGGCCTGCGGCCGGCTACCTAATCGGAGGGGCCATGCTGAATGTGTACACAGAAGTGGGCCAGCG GACGGATCTGACCACCGACAGCCCACTGTGGGTTGGCGCCTGGTGGATtggcttcctgggtgctgggaccaCAGCCTTTCTCATTGCCATCCCCATCCTAGGCTATCCTCGGCAGCTACCAG GCTCCCAGCGCTACATGGTCGTGAGCACAGCTGAAGCACGCCGCTTGAAGGACGGTGGCCACAAGGCGGCGAGCAACCCAGCCTTCGGGAAAACAGTTGGAGACTTGCCCCT cTCCATCTGGCTCCTCCTAAGGAACCCCACGTTCATCCTGCTCTGCCTGGCAGGGGCCACTGAAGCCACCCTCATTGCTGGCATGTCCACTTTTGGTCCCAAGTTCCTCGAGGCCCAGTTTAGTCTGAGCTCCTCAGAGGCCGCCACCTTATTTG GGTACCTGGTGGTGCCAGCGGGTGGTGGCGGCACTCTCCTGGGCGGCTTCCTGGTGAACAGGTTCAAGCTCCGTGGCTCCGGGATCATCAGGTTCTGCCTGCTTTGTACCCTGACCAGCCTGCTGGCCTTCTCCGCCTTCCTCATGCACTGCCCCAACATGCTCATGGCAGGTGTGACGGCGGGCTACGGTGGGAG CCCCCTGCCCAAAGGCCACGTGGACCTGAAGGCCGCCTGCAACGCTGCCTACTGCTGCCAGCCAGAGCACTACAGTCCCGTGTGCGGCTCGGATGGCACCATGTACTACTCCCCCTGCTACGCGGGCTGCCCCGTGGCTGCCAGGATTGGCCCTGGTGGCCAGAAG GTGTACGGAGGCTGTAGCTGTGTCCTTGTGAAGGACTCCTCTGGCTTGGGCAATGCTACCGCAGGGAAATGCACTTCCACCTGTCAGAGAAAGCCCTTCCTTCTGGTTCTCGTGTTCGTTGTAATTATCTTTACATTCCTCAGCAGCATTCCGGCGCTGACGGCAACCCTACG GTGTGTCTGTGACCGGCAGAGGTCCTTTGCCCTGGGGATCCAGTGGATCGTCGTGAGAACCCTAG GTAGTATCCCCGGGCCCATTGCCTTCGGCTGGGTAATCGACAAGGCCTGCTTACTGTGGCAGGACCAGTGTGGCCGCCAGGGCTCCTGCTTTGTGTACCAGAACGCCGCCATGAGCCGTTACTTGCTCATTGCGGGACTCACGTGTAAG gtgctgggctttctcttctttgCCACTGCCTGCTTCCTGTACAAGTCTCCACTGGGGTCCTCAGATGGCCTTGAGGCCTCTCTGCCCAGCCAGTCGTCAGCCTCTGACAACCCCACGGAGCTACAGCTCCAGAGTGACGTCTGA